The following are from one region of the Nicotiana tomentosiformis chromosome 7, ASM39032v3, whole genome shotgun sequence genome:
- the LOC104088418 gene encoding grpE protein homolog 2, mitochondrial-like, translating into MSVSRISSRFSRNVLTQCRLYYRQQKQQHPLPILSSQFHSVRDIKEKVSLLPDSALQWFGISSCASPQPNEKETSQSQGEGGSTTEKAAAAADSHIQDEKDESDIDAEDLSRDDLVKLVVEKEELLKMKDDEFRKLQDKFLRSYAEMENVMERTKREAENSKKFAIQNFVKALLDVPDNLGRASSVVKESFSKIDASKDTVGAMPLLKTLLEGVEMTDKQLAEVFKKFGVEKYDPTNEQFDPNKHNAVFQVPDPEKAPGVIAVCLKPGYTLHDRIIRPAEVGVTVAVETEADQSTNS; encoded by the exons ATGTCGGTGAGTAGAATCTCATCTCGGTTCTCAAGGAATGTGTTGACACAGTGCCGCCTCTATTATCGTCAACAAAAGCAACAGCACCCCCTTCCCATCCTTTCATCTCAGTTTCACTCAGTTCGTGACATCAAGGAAAAG GTGTCTCTACTACCTGACTCTGCCTTGCAATGGTTTGGAATCTCATCCTGTGCATCACCCCAACCTAATGAAAAAGAAACATCTCAGTCCCAAGGTGAAGGAGGAAGCACAACAGAGAAAGCAGCAGCCGCTGCTGATTCTCACATTCAGGATGAGAAGGATGAATCAG ATATAGATGCGGAGGACCTTTCTAGGGATGACCTGGTGAAACTTGTGGTTGAGAAGGAAGAACTCTTGAAGATGAAAGATGATGAGTTTCGGAAATTGCAGGATAAGTTTCTCCGGAGTTATGCAGAGATGGAGAATGTCATGGAGAGAACTAAACGAGAAGCAGAAAATTCCAAGAAGTTTGCCATTCAG AATTTTGTGAAAGCCCTACTTGATGTGCCCGATAACTTGGGCAGGGCTTCTTCAGTTGTAAAAGAAAGCTTTTCTAAGATTGATGCATCTAAGGACACAGTTGGAGCCATGCCACTTCTGAAAACACTATTGGAAGGTGTTGAGATGACTGATAAACAGCTGGCAGAG GTATTCAAGAAATTTGGCGTTGAAAAATACGATCCTACAAATGAACAGTTTGATCCAAATAAGCATAATGCAGTATTTCAAGTACCTGATCCTGAAAAGGCTCCTGGCGTGATTGCTGTTTGTCTTAAG CCGGGGTACACCTTGCATGACCGAATTATTCGGCCTGCTGAAGTTGGTGTGACAGTTGCCGTGGAAACAGAGGCTGATCAAAGTACAAACAGTTAA